In the Shewanella sp. OMA3-2 genome, one interval contains:
- a CDS encoding VOC family protein has protein sequence MNLNQVTLPVINMQDAVSFYQTLGFRLIVDTPHYARFSCPMGESTFSLSLESESGMKGVVIYFEHPQLDTWVDELVVKGIVFAQMPTDERYLWREAIVFDPSGNKIKLYWAGDSRLNPPWKVSD, from the coding sequence ATGAATCTCAATCAAGTGACCTTACCCGTTATTAATATGCAAGATGCTGTCAGTTTTTACCAAACCTTGGGGTTTAGACTGATTGTTGATACACCTCATTACGCTCGCTTTTCATGTCCGATGGGAGAGAGCACATTTTCATTGTCACTTGAATCAGAATCCGGTATGAAAGGCGTGGTGATTTACTTTGAACATCCTCAACTTGATACCTGGGTAGATGAACTTGTGGTTAAAGGAATCGTTTTTGCTCAAATGCCCACCGATGAGCGATACCTATGGCGGGAGGCGATAGTATTTGATCCTAGTGGTAATAAAATAAAACTTTATTGGGCTGGTGACAGTCGTTTAAATCCTCCCTGGAAAGTGAGTGATTGA
- a CDS encoding TSUP family transporter has protein sequence MFELTLQLGLILFAVAMLAGFIDSIAGGGGLITIPALMWVGLPPAAALGTNKLQACGGSFFASLYFIRKGMVDLKAIKLSLICAFLGAAAGTILVQMIDVEVLQLVLPFLILAIGCYFLFSKKIAEDDRHQVLTPTVFAFTAALSVGFYDGFFGPGTGSFFALAFVSLMGFGLAKATAHAKVLNFSTNIASLIFFVIGGQVVVVLGLIMLVGQAIGATLGSRLVVTKGVKIIKPLVVVMSFAMSIKLLWSQYM, from the coding sequence ATGTTTGAATTAACCTTACAACTCGGGCTTATTCTTTTTGCCGTCGCAATGCTTGCTGGTTTTATTGATTCTATTGCCGGAGGCGGAGGGTTAATTACCATTCCAGCGTTAATGTGGGTGGGTTTACCTCCCGCAGCGGCACTCGGAACCAATAAGCTACAGGCCTGTGGTGGGAGTTTTTTTGCTAGCTTATATTTTATTCGTAAAGGTATGGTTGATCTAAAGGCCATCAAACTTTCATTAATATGCGCTTTTTTAGGCGCCGCAGCAGGCACCATTTTAGTTCAAATGATTGATGTTGAGGTGTTACAACTGGTACTGCCATTCTTAATTTTAGCCATTGGCTGTTATTTTTTATTCTCGAAAAAAATCGCCGAAGATGATCGTCATCAAGTGCTCACCCCAACTGTGTTTGCTTTTACGGCTGCGTTGAGCGTCGGTTTTTATGATGGTTTTTTTGGCCCAGGCACTGGAAGCTTTTTTGCACTGGCTTTTGTGTCATTAATGGGCTTTGGTTTAGCTAAAGCGACAGCACATGCGAAAGTACTGAATTTTTCAACCAATATTGCATCGTTAATATTTTTTGTCATTGGTGGGCAGGTTGTTGTGGTACTTGGCCTTATTATGTTGGTCGGCCAAGCTATAGGTGCCACCTTAGGTTCAAGGTTGGTGGTGACTAAAGGCGTGAAAATCATTAAACCCTTAGTTGTCGTTATGTCTTTTGCAATGAGTATAAAACTGCTGTGGTCGCAATATATGTAA
- a CDS encoding YgjP-like metallopeptidase domain-containing protein, with amino-acid sequence MPLKSTSQALKPKIDTSTLITSVDIKLQHSERSPLRYLSGYDPHIISQIAELVEDNKLGEHFLSRYPKKHDIRTDKALYDMAIALKNTHMRQSDPLSKVIFDEKINLSHHALGLHSYVNRRQGHKVKAKNEIRISSRLKHTPFELLQMVVVHELAHLREKEHNKAFYQLCTFMLADYHQLEFDMRVWLVAEEVGQTPYD; translated from the coding sequence ATGCCATTAAAGTCTACCAGCCAAGCATTAAAGCCTAAAATAGACACCAGCACACTTATTACCAGCGTTGACATTAAACTGCAACACAGTGAGCGTAGTCCACTGCGTTATTTATCTGGTTATGACCCTCACATTATCAGCCAAATTGCTGAATTAGTTGAGGACAATAAACTCGGTGAGCATTTTTTAAGTCGCTACCCTAAAAAGCACGATATTCGTACCGACAAAGCATTATATGACATGGCAATAGCGTTGAAAAATACCCATATGCGCCAGTCAGATCCCCTATCGAAAGTCATTTTTGACGAGAAAATTAACCTAAGTCATCATGCACTTGGACTTCATTCTTACGTTAATCGTCGCCAAGGACATAAGGTGAAAGCAAAAAATGAAATTCGTATTTCATCTCGCTTAAAACACACGCCATTTGAATTATTGCAGATGGTTGTGGTTCATGAATTGGCCCATTTACGCGAAAAAGAACATAACAAAGCCTTTTATCAGTTATGTACTTTTATGCTAGCTGATTATCATCAGCTAGAGTTTGATATGCGTGTGTGGCTGGTTGCCGAAGAAGTGGGACAAACGCCCTACGACTAA
- a CDS encoding DUF3010 family protein: MKVCGVELKGGEAIISLLSYEGETFNVPSCRKVSFAVSDSASTESLREFHFAFHKLMEDYKIDQIAIIEREQKGKFAGSATSFKLEAAIQITDLPVVMISPLTVKEQLKRNPPQVDFDSLDLKRVQLNAFDVAYVHHNRLIFGKI, translated from the coding sequence ATGAAAGTTTGTGGTGTAGAATTAAAAGGTGGCGAAGCCATTATCAGTTTACTTAGCTATGAAGGTGAAACCTTCAATGTGCCAAGTTGTCGTAAAGTGTCATTTGCTGTATCAGACTCAGCATCGACAGAGTCGCTGCGTGAGTTTCATTTTGCTTTCCATAAGCTAATGGAAGACTACAAAATTGACCAAATCGCGATTATTGAACGTGAACAAAAAGGTAAGTTTGCCGGCAGTGCGACCAGCTTTAAATTAGAAGCGGCTATTCAAATTACCGACCTGCCTGTGGTCATGATTTCACCTCTGACGGTAAAAGAGCAGCTAAAGCGTAATCCTCCTCAAGTTGACTTTGATTCTTTAGACTTAAAACGGGTACAGCTAAATGCCTTTGATGTCGCTTATGTACACCATAACCGATTAATATTTGGTAAAATTTAA
- a CDS encoding AAA family ATPase, with amino-acid sequence MKILTLRFKNINSLKNEWKIDFTASPFAENGLFAIIGPTGSGKTTILDAICLALYHRTPRLAVISKSTNELMTRGTSECLAEVEFEVKGVGYRAFWSQRRARDNVDGNLQDAQVELAKIADGKIIASQIKLKSDAIEKITGLDFARFTKSMMLSQGEFAAFLNADANVRAELLEELTGTEIYGQISERVHQEFSQSKQQLQLLEGQINHVQVLSDEQVVENEALQHALTSELTVLHGKIEHKNVFLQWHKQLTQSTQHHLVCQQAFEQAKQAINEQQSALQKLANSEPAQQLKPIFEQQAQLAKKLTDLTVQIDSIGQQLQQSSIKVAQNEQAYRGQQIAVDAVKTLHKQLLLLIDQQIIPLDHDIKVLKQQIEREQQIIVKQQQDSQAVSKCLADSQNGIANINQKQHHLTALVSQFHQGQVIGQHIASWKTQHQQWLSQAKNQQEYRAEIDVHSHASAMLQQKIEKVQKTLAANSEQVALLNGEQQNLRARISQLLAGRAESDLQNEYQQVLEQQSLREKLAQLVHDYVQGRQALTDGQQAIHQRQLEIAEKDKMLTQIRGQWSDKNLQLKDVQQLLKQELRIADLTSERAKLIEGEPCALCGSTEHPLVSSYQALDLSHTERREAALLEELEQLKRQGEQYKQALAELTYMQQNQQTAVQEWQGKLQQYQQQAIDYCQALGVSFDLNDTQSQQAIADYITTVDEHKKQLSDVILQLKTLNDSTRQLNEHQAQLEQIQHAENSQLQLAQLELKTALQLIDKHTHQINLIELSLSETKQQLTQHISQCDLTLPDWADVASWLHSLEADIYQWLEAHKMLENNRQQLALLAQESQQYQQQVTQMTEQITLAQVALSQTQDDLQLKLQQRADLFADKQVDEVKHQSEHDLMQQESNLQEKFIQLQDSKTQTHTLATQKQGLSRQFELESQDHQQLAERWRQALMASPFENEDAYHQALLAPEEHQRLTLLKRQLDNQLQESQVLFTQAAKNMHDLHQLGVSDGFDVLQIDEVTLEQQTLLERQHLQQQALWQSQHALKQDLELKAQQQTLLNQFMLAKQDYDDIAYLHSLIGSQKGDKFRRFAQGLTLDHLVALANRQLDRLHGRYQLERKDSEALELQVLDTWQGDAIRDTRTLSGGESFLVSLALALALSDLVSHKTSIDSLFLDEGFGTLDSQTLDIALDALDNLNASGKMIGVISHIEAMKERIAVQIKVNKMNGLGVSKLQSQFAIA; translated from the coding sequence ATGAAAATTTTAACGTTGCGATTTAAGAACATCAATTCACTTAAAAATGAGTGGAAGATTGATTTTACCGCCAGCCCATTTGCTGAAAACGGTTTATTTGCCATTATTGGCCCAACGGGGTCGGGAAAAACCACCATTTTAGATGCTATTTGTTTAGCGCTGTATCATCGAACTCCGCGCTTGGCGGTGATCTCAAAGTCAACCAATGAGCTGATGACTCGCGGCACCAGTGAATGTTTAGCTGAAGTTGAATTTGAGGTAAAAGGTGTGGGCTATCGGGCTTTTTGGAGCCAGCGCCGTGCTCGAGATAATGTCGATGGTAATTTACAAGATGCTCAGGTCGAGTTAGCCAAAATAGCTGACGGTAAAATAATTGCCAGTCAAATAAAATTAAAATCAGATGCTATTGAAAAAATCACCGGTTTAGATTTTGCTCGTTTCACTAAATCTATGATGTTATCTCAGGGCGAGTTTGCGGCATTTTTAAACGCCGATGCTAACGTTAGGGCTGAGTTACTTGAAGAGTTAACAGGAACCGAAATTTATGGCCAGATATCTGAGCGAGTGCATCAGGAGTTTAGCCAATCTAAGCAGCAATTACAGTTGCTTGAAGGTCAAATTAACCATGTTCAGGTATTAAGTGACGAACAAGTTGTTGAAAATGAAGCATTACAGCATGCATTAACCAGCGAGTTGACGGTATTGCATGGGAAAATTGAACATAAAAATGTGTTTTTGCAGTGGCATAAACAACTGACGCAATCCACCCAACACCATTTAGTCTGTCAACAAGCATTTGAGCAAGCAAAACAAGCAATTAATGAGCAACAAAGTGCATTGCAAAAACTAGCCAATAGTGAGCCTGCACAGCAGCTTAAACCGATATTTGAACAACAAGCTCAATTGGCTAAAAAACTGACTGATTTAACCGTGCAAATTGACAGTATTGGTCAGCAGTTGCAACAATCAAGTATTAAAGTTGCCCAGAATGAACAGGCTTATAGGGGTCAACAAATAGCAGTCGATGCGGTTAAAACCTTACACAAACAATTGTTGCTATTAATTGACCAGCAAATAATACCGTTAGATCATGATATTAAAGTGCTAAAACAGCAGATTGAGCGTGAACAGCAAATAATCGTCAAACAACAGCAGGATAGCCAGGCTGTTAGTAAATGCCTTGCCGATAGTCAAAACGGCATCGCGAACATTAATCAGAAACAGCATCATTTAACCGCTCTAGTGAGTCAGTTCCACCAGGGACAGGTTATAGGCCAACATATAGCATCCTGGAAAACCCAACATCAGCAATGGTTGTCTCAAGCTAAAAATCAACAGGAATATCGCGCCGAGATTGATGTACATAGTCACGCATCGGCTATGCTGCAACAGAAAATAGAGAAAGTACAAAAAACTCTTGCTGCCAATAGTGAACAAGTTGCCCTTTTGAATGGCGAACAACAAAACCTACGAGCTCGTATAAGCCAGTTGTTAGCGGGTAGAGCCGAAAGCGACTTGCAAAATGAATATCAACAGGTATTAGAACAGCAAAGTTTACGTGAGAAACTGGCACAACTTGTCCATGACTATGTCCAGGGGCGTCAAGCTTTAACTGATGGGCAGCAGGCTATTCATCAGCGCCAACTTGAAATAGCCGAAAAAGACAAGATGCTTACCCAAATACGGGGGCAGTGGAGCGATAAAAACCTGCAACTAAAAGATGTGCAGCAACTGCTCAAGCAAGAGTTACGCATTGCGGATTTAACCAGTGAACGGGCAAAACTGATTGAGGGGGAGCCATGTGCATTATGTGGCTCCACCGAGCACCCTTTAGTTTCCTCATATCAAGCGTTGGACTTATCGCACACAGAGCGTCGAGAAGCTGCACTGCTTGAAGAACTTGAACAATTAAAAAGGCAAGGTGAGCAGTACAAACAAGCGCTGGCTGAGTTGACTTATATGCAACAAAACCAACAAACCGCAGTGCAAGAGTGGCAAGGGAAACTGCAGCAATACCAGCAGCAAGCAATTGATTACTGTCAGGCGCTAGGCGTGAGTTTTGATTTGAATGATACTCAAAGCCAGCAAGCTATTGCTGATTATATTACTACTGTGGATGAACATAAAAAGCAGCTGTCAGATGTGATATTACAGCTTAAAACACTTAACGACTCAACCCGCCAATTGAATGAGCACCAAGCTCAACTGGAACAGATACAACACGCTGAAAATAGTCAGTTACAGTTGGCACAGCTTGAGCTGAAAACAGCTTTACAGTTAATCGATAAGCACACTCATCAAATTAACTTAATTGAGTTGAGCTTAAGCGAGACAAAACAGCAGTTAACCCAGCACATCAGCCAGTGTGATTTAACCTTGCCTGATTGGGCAGATGTTGCTTCATGGTTACACTCACTTGAGGCCGATATCTATCAATGGCTAGAGGCTCATAAAATGCTGGAGAACAACCGCCAGCAATTGGCATTATTGGCACAGGAGTCACAGCAATATCAGCAACAAGTCACTCAAATGACTGAGCAGATTACGCTTGCTCAAGTGGCCTTAAGTCAAACCCAAGATGATTTACAATTAAAGCTGCAGCAAAGAGCCGATTTATTTGCCGATAAGCAAGTCGATGAAGTCAAGCACCAAAGCGAGCATGATCTGATGCAGCAAGAAAGCAATTTGCAGGAAAAGTTTATTCAACTGCAAGATAGCAAGACTCAAACACACACCTTGGCAACTCAAAAGCAGGGATTAAGCCGTCAGTTTGAGTTAGAGAGTCAAGATCACCAACAGCTTGCTGAGCGTTGGCGGCAGGCATTAATGGCCAGTCCATTTGAAAATGAAGATGCTTATCATCAGGCATTGTTAGCACCAGAGGAACATCAAAGATTAACACTATTAAAACGCCAGCTTGATAATCAATTACAAGAGTCGCAGGTGTTGTTCACTCAAGCCGCTAAAAATATGCATGACTTACACCAGCTAGGCGTGTCGGATGGTTTTGATGTGTTGCAAATAGATGAGGTCACTTTAGAGCAGCAAACGCTACTAGAACGGCAGCACCTTCAGCAACAAGCATTATGGCAGAGCCAGCATGCCTTAAAACAAGATCTTGAGTTAAAAGCTCAACAGCAAACCTTGCTAAATCAATTTATGCTTGCCAAGCAAGATTATGATGACATTGCCTATTTACATTCATTGATTGGCTCGCAAAAGGGCGATAAATTCCGCCGTTTTGCGCAAGGTTTAACACTCGACCATTTGGTCGCCTTGGCCAATAGACAATTAGATAGATTACATGGTCGTTATCAACTTGAACGTAAAGATAGCGAAGCATTAGAATTGCAAGTACTCGATACATGGCAAGGCGATGCCATTAGAGATACGCGAACCTTGTCAGGGGGCGAAAGTTTCTTAGTCAGTTTGGCCTTAGCACTGGCGTTGTCCGATTTAGTTAGCCATAAAACCAGCATTGACTCGTTATTTCTTGATGAAGGATTTGGTACTTTAGACAGTCAAACATTAGATATTGCGTTAGATGCGTTAGATAACTTAAATGCATCAGGCAAAATGATCGGTGTGATTAGTCATATAGAAGCGATGAAAGAACGCATAGCGGTACAAATTAAAGTCAATAAAATGAATGGACTTGGTGTAAGTAAACTACAAAGTCAGTTTGCAATAGCTTGA
- a CDS encoding DUF481 domain-containing protein: MTRFFKQKLTLSMLVFALCPGLIRSAAFAQGQSESPPGTEFTPMQVNVPVGDKYDWLQLSSNELLKGKIKNLYGNKLEFKSSQLNTLVVDWEDVIVLQSRGAVSIGFTNLTTRTGRLLIQNGKGYLDGIAFNVNDIMTIIAGEQHEANYWSSTVSLGANLRSGNNEQIDYSAKARMSRRTTESRFRTDYLGNYSKSAGENTTNNHRATSYFDWFLSNQFFLRPVFIEYYTDPFMNISSRITVGSGVGYSIIDTAKTEWNISGGPAYTITHFEQVELGEDDNESSAALVVDSTFTTELSDSIDFNADYRMQLGNQSSGGYTHHTVAGIVVELTDIFDLDLSLVWDRTNSPKAETDGQTPEKDDFQLIIGFGVDI; encoded by the coding sequence ATGACCCGCTTTTTCAAACAAAAACTCACATTGAGTATGTTAGTTTTTGCTTTATGCCCTGGTTTAATTCGCTCTGCCGCTTTTGCACAAGGTCAATCTGAATCACCCCCTGGAACTGAATTTACCCCCATGCAGGTAAATGTGCCTGTTGGTGATAAATATGATTGGTTGCAGTTAAGTAGTAATGAATTACTTAAGGGGAAAATTAAAAACCTCTATGGTAATAAGCTAGAGTTTAAAAGTTCTCAGCTTAATACGCTCGTTGTAGACTGGGAGGATGTTATTGTATTACAAAGCCGTGGCGCGGTAAGTATTGGTTTTACAAATTTAACCACTCGCACAGGGCGTTTGCTGATCCAAAACGGTAAAGGTTATCTTGATGGCATAGCATTTAATGTTAATGACATTATGACGATTATTGCCGGTGAACAACATGAAGCTAATTACTGGTCGAGTACTGTGTCGTTGGGAGCTAACCTGCGGTCAGGCAATAATGAACAAATTGATTATTCAGCCAAAGCAAGAATGAGCCGCAGAACCACAGAGTCACGTTTTAGAACCGATTACCTGGGGAATTACAGTAAATCTGCTGGTGAAAATACTACTAATAATCACCGTGCAACCAGTTATTTCGATTGGTTTTTATCGAACCAGTTTTTCTTAAGACCTGTGTTTATTGAATATTACACCGATCCCTTTATGAATATTTCATCGCGTATCACTGTTGGTTCGGGTGTGGGTTATAGCATTATTGATACGGCTAAAACAGAGTGGAACATCAGTGGTGGTCCAGCTTATACCATTACCCACTTTGAACAGGTTGAATTAGGTGAGGATGATAATGAAAGTAGCGCCGCTTTGGTTGTTGACAGCACTTTTACCACAGAGCTAAGCGATTCAATTGATTTTAATGCGGATTATCGAATGCAGTTGGGTAACCAAAGCTCTGGTGGTTATACCCACCATACTGTTGCGGGTATTGTAGTTGAGTTAACCGATATATTTGATCTTGATCTGTCATTAGTTTGGGATAGAACCAATAGCCCTAAAGCCGAAACTGATGGTCAGACTCCTGAAAAAGATGACTTTCAGCTCATTATCGGCTTTGGTGTAGACATTTAA
- the sbcD gene encoding exonuclease subunit SbcD, which yields MRIIHTSDWHLGQHFFGKNRAAEHQAFMTWLLEQIALHQVDALIIAGDIFDTGTPPSYARTLYNQFIVQMQQSGCQLIILGGNHDSVSMLGESKELLACLNSLVIPGALSSPEEHVFVINNRQGLPGAIMCGLPFLRPRELIQSQVDESAKDKQLKLGNAIAQYYQASFAQALCLQAQHKEATNENLPIIATGHLTTVGASTSESVREIYIGSLDAFNANLFPPADYIALGHIHRSQKVAKTEHIRYSGSPLALSFDELTKDNLANKSVFLVQFQAQSPLQVDALHIPMFQPMQFIRGNLAHIQQQIASFSDSDGDNVSSDSDVSGPLKQTWLSIEVTEQDYLSDLQSRIVDMTQHKAVEVLQLKRARANRKAAMQISQNETLSELSVKEVFQRRLMQEQFDDQAAKQRIIKKFDQIHQMVELAQQGENQ from the coding sequence ATGCGCATTATTCATACTTCAGATTGGCATTTAGGCCAGCATTTTTTTGGCAAAAACCGTGCAGCAGAACATCAAGCTTTTATGACTTGGTTACTGGAGCAAATAGCACTACATCAAGTGGACGCCTTAATTATTGCCGGTGATATTTTTGATACTGGCACGCCGCCAAGTTATGCCCGAACCCTGTACAATCAATTTATTGTTCAGATGCAGCAATCTGGCTGTCAGTTGATTATTTTGGGGGGGAATCATGACTCTGTATCAATGCTTGGCGAGTCGAAAGAACTGCTCGCATGCCTCAATTCCTTAGTGATCCCAGGCGCATTATCTTCGCCTGAAGAACATGTTTTTGTGATTAACAATCGTCAAGGTCTGCCGGGCGCCATTATGTGTGGTTTGCCTTTTTTGCGTCCTAGAGAGTTAATTCAAAGCCAAGTAGATGAAAGCGCCAAAGATAAACAATTAAAACTTGGCAATGCCATCGCCCAATATTATCAAGCAAGCTTTGCGCAAGCACTGTGTTTGCAGGCGCAGCATAAAGAGGCGACAAATGAAAATTTACCGATTATCGCCACCGGCCATCTTACTACTGTTGGTGCCAGTACGTCTGAATCGGTGCGGGAGATTTATATCGGCAGTTTAGATGCTTTTAATGCCAATTTATTTCCCCCTGCGGACTACATAGCACTGGGCCATATTCATCGCTCGCAAAAAGTGGCTAAAACAGAGCACATTCGTTATTCAGGCTCGCCATTAGCATTGAGCTTTGACGAGTTAACTAAAGATAATCTAGCCAATAAAAGTGTGTTTTTAGTCCAGTTTCAAGCTCAATCCCCGCTACAGGTTGATGCACTTCATATTCCTATGTTCCAGCCTATGCAGTTTATCCGTGGCAATCTTGCTCACATTCAACAACAAATAGCCTCATTTAGTGACAGTGATGGCGATAACGTTTCTAGCGATTCTGATGTTTCAGGGCCATTAAAACAAACTTGGCTAAGTATCGAAGTCACCGAGCAAGATTACTTGTCTGACTTACAGTCAAGAATTGTTGATATGACTCAACATAAAGCCGTTGAAGTGCTGCAACTTAAACGTGCTCGCGCTAACCGTAAAGCAGCGATGCAAATTAGTCAAAATGAAACCCTGTCAGAATTATCTGTAAAAGAGGTATTTCAACGTCGGTTAATGCAGGAGCAGTTTGACGATCAAGCCGCGAAACAGCGAATTATTAAAAAGTTTGATCAGATACACCAAATGGTTGAGTTAGCCCAGCAAGGGGAAAATCAATAA
- a CDS encoding ribonuclease E inhibitor RraB: MQFPDDDNGQMLAAMAESGIDLTLELEVDFFLVFEDKRDAESALEALSQQDEEGELELNFDEDTSKWEVIICTNMVPEYDALVAKEIQLNDFAKEFDGVSDGWGVMQHQDGDGDFADDDHVHDEHCHH; encoded by the coding sequence ATGCAATTCCCTGATGATGATAATGGACAAATGCTGGCTGCAATGGCTGAGTCTGGTATTGATCTAACCCTTGAGTTAGAAGTTGATTTCTTCCTTGTTTTTGAAGACAAACGTGATGCTGAATCAGCGCTTGAGGCGTTAAGCCAACAAGATGAAGAAGGTGAGTTAGAACTTAATTTTGATGAAGATACCAGTAAGTGGGAAGTCATTATCTGTACCAATATGGTGCCTGAGTATGATGCATTAGTGGCTAAAGAAATCCAATTAAATGACTTTGCTAAAGAGTTTGATGGCGTTTCAGATGGTTGGGGCGTAATGCAGCATCAAGATGGTGACGGTGATTTTGCCGATGACGATCATGTTCATGATGAGCATTGTCATCACTAA
- a CDS encoding peptidoglycan DD-metalloendopeptidase family protein has translation MGFEKPSASLSNLPNLHKRVLLASVFIVGAALLWPTQQEFSSQRIPVTLDLEALIPHINQPMRSGKVFEEPTPILEHVITNGDTLSKLFEMAGIDQKTMYKVLEADLDVLALDTLMPGNRIQFWDDGQGNLAKMELYFNPAHQVVFSRYEDGTYEVKDINLEGIWQNRIVGGEINGSFYVSAKAAGLSAAEIAKVENLLKSKLNFSRELRAGDRFSVLMNDQFIAGETTGNSNLEGIQIHTGRRDITAFQHLDGNYYDEKGQSLAPAFQRVPLSKNYRMTSRFNPTRKHPITGRVRPHNGTDYATPVGTPVLAPGEGVVTLVANHAFAGKYIVIEHDNKVRTRYLHLSAFKVKKGQRVKRGQVIALSGNTGASTGPHLHYEFHVKGRPVDSMKANIAEAKVLPKKDLSEFQSIVRSRKMMMELG, from the coding sequence ATGGGCTTCGAAAAGCCATCAGCAAGTTTATCAAACTTGCCAAACTTGCATAAGAGAGTGTTACTGGCGAGTGTTTTTATTGTAGGAGCGGCTTTATTATGGCCAACACAGCAAGAATTTTCATCTCAACGAATTCCTGTCACATTAGATCTTGAAGCACTTATTCCACATATTAACCAACCTATGAGATCAGGTAAGGTTTTTGAAGAACCGACTCCAATTCTTGAACATGTGATTACTAATGGCGATACCTTAAGTAAATTGTTTGAGATGGCAGGTATTGACCAAAAAACCATGTACAAAGTACTTGAGGCTGATTTAGACGTATTAGCATTAGATACTTTAATGCCGGGTAACCGTATCCAATTTTGGGATGATGGCCAAGGTAATCTAGCCAAGATGGAGTTGTACTTTAATCCTGCTCATCAAGTCGTTTTCAGCCGTTACGAAGATGGTACATACGAAGTCAAAGACATCAATCTTGAAGGGATTTGGCAAAATAGAATTGTCGGTGGTGAAATTAATGGCTCGTTTTATGTGTCGGCCAAAGCGGCTGGCTTAAGTGCTGCTGAAATTGCTAAAGTAGAGAATTTATTAAAAAGTAAATTAAACTTTTCGCGTGAATTACGTGCAGGAGATAGATTTTCAGTATTAATGAATGATCAATTTATTGCAGGGGAAACCACTGGTAATAGCAATCTAGAAGGCATACAAATTCATACCGGTCGTCGTGATATTACCGCGTTTCAACATTTAGATGGTAATTATTATGACGAAAAAGGCCAAAGTTTAGCGCCGGCCTTTCAGCGTGTTCCGTTGAGCAAAAATTACCGTATGACCTCACGCTTCAACCCTACACGTAAGCATCCTATTACCGGTCGAGTGCGACCACATAATGGTACAGACTATGCGACACCAGTTGGTACGCCTGTACTTGCACCAGGTGAAGGTGTTGTTACTTTAGTGGCTAATCATGCGTTTGCAGGCAAATATATCGTTATAGAACATGACAACAAAGTGCGCACTCGATATTTACATCTATCGGCTTTCAAGGTTAAAAAAGGCCAACGAGTTAAGCGAGGTCAGGTCATTGCCTTGTCAGGTAACACTGGGGCATCTACAGGGCCACATTTACACTATGAATTTCATGTGAAAGGTCGTCCAGTTGACTCGATGAAAGCTAATATTGCAGAAGCAAAAGTATTACCGAAGAAAGATTTATCTGAGTTTCAGTCAATTGTTCGCAGTCGTAAAATGATGATGGAACTCGGTTAA